From Thermoflavifilum aggregans, a single genomic window includes:
- a CDS encoding 2-oxoacid:ferredoxin oxidoreductase subunit beta yields MDTTAVQTPQSLTPKDFATDQEVRWCPGCGDYSILKQVQTVMPTLGIPRENIVIISGIGCSSRFPYYMNTYGMHSIHGRATAIASGLKACRPELSVWIVTGDGDGLSIGAGHMVHILRRNFDVNILLFNNQIYGLTKGQYSPTSEENKITKSTPYGSIDHPFNPAALALGADATFVARSMDRDPKHLQEMLKRAHAHKGASFLEIYQNCNIFNDGAFEIFTEKATKADETIFLEHGKPLLFGAQRNKGIRLDGLKPVVVSLDDGYSADDLWIHDEHDLYKAQMLVRLFDDPSVEGHFPRPFGVFYETQRPSYEELMQQQIEMAKGKYGVGDLDKLLAGSETWTIN; encoded by the coding sequence ATGGACACAACAGCTGTGCAGACGCCTCAATCCCTGACTCCGAAGGATTTTGCCACTGATCAGGAAGTGCGCTGGTGCCCGGGTTGCGGCGATTATTCGATTCTCAAGCAGGTGCAAACCGTAATGCCTACGCTGGGTATTCCAAGGGAAAACATCGTAATTATCTCAGGCATTGGTTGTTCTTCACGTTTCCCTTATTACATGAATACTTATGGCATGCACTCCATTCATGGCCGTGCTACTGCCATTGCTTCTGGCCTGAAAGCCTGCCGGCCTGAACTCAGCGTATGGATTGTAACGGGCGATGGTGACGGCCTTTCTATCGGTGCCGGACATATGGTACATATCCTGCGTCGCAATTTCGATGTCAATATTTTGTTGTTTAACAATCAGATTTACGGGTTGACAAAAGGGCAATATTCACCCACTTCTGAAGAAAACAAAATTACCAAATCCACACCCTACGGCAGCATTGACCATCCCTTCAATCCGGCTGCACTGGCCCTGGGAGCCGATGCCACCTTTGTAGCCCGCAGCATGGATCGCGATCCCAAACACCTGCAGGAGATGCTGAAACGGGCACATGCCCATAAAGGTGCTTCGTTCCTAGAAATATACCAGAACTGCAATATCTTCAACGACGGCGCCTTTGAAATCTTTACAGAAAAGGCCACCAAAGCCGATGAGACCATTTTTCTGGAACACGGTAAACCTTTGCTTTTTGGTGCCCAGCGAAATAAAGGTATTCGCTTGGATGGCCTGAAACCCGTTGTGGTAAGCCTCGATGATGGCTATTCAGCCGATGACCTGTGGATACACGATGAACATGATCTTTATAAAGCCCAGATGCTGGTGCGTCTGTTCGACGATCCATCTGTCGAAGGTCACTTCCCAAGGCCTTTTGGCGTATTCTACGAAACACAACGGCCCAGCTATGAAGAGCTGATGCAACAGCAAATTGAAATGGCAAAAGGAAAATATGGTGTGGGTGATCTGGATAAACTGCTGGCCGGCAGCGAAACCTGGACCATCAATTAA
- a CDS encoding T9SS type A sorting domain-containing protein translates to MGKLMMYVVWMGLSMGVALRPPTVIGFSADYNATEEVVHLHWITRNAPAGEKFIIQRSLDSTHFVAIGQTTGVGGQAVQHYYFDDPKPIGGKIYYRIAEQDASGRLYYTSAAAINKPITSLMIGNLYVDSTRQVHFAIISPQASIANITLVDLNGKIWQSYLVNLKQGNNLFATDLKHLSPGIYFFQVNDKKGGGSAMLRFAKVNDTTYRL, encoded by the coding sequence ATGGGCAAGCTTATGATGTATGTCGTGTGGATGGGATTATCCATGGGAGTGGCGCTGCGACCTCCCACTGTGATTGGTTTTTCTGCTGATTATAATGCAACAGAGGAGGTGGTTCATCTGCACTGGATAACCCGCAATGCTCCTGCCGGTGAAAAGTTTATCATTCAGCGATCGTTGGATAGTACGCATTTTGTAGCCATTGGTCAAACGACGGGTGTCGGTGGTCAGGCCGTGCAACATTACTATTTTGACGATCCCAAACCTATTGGAGGAAAAATTTACTATCGGATAGCCGAACAGGATGCAAGTGGCAGACTTTATTATACTTCGGCCGCAGCAATCAATAAACCAATTACCTCGCTGATGATCGGTAATTTGTATGTGGACAGCACCCGGCAGGTGCATTTTGCCATTATTTCGCCACAGGCTTCCATTGCCAATATTACGCTGGTTGATCTAAATGGCAAAATATGGCAATCTTATCTGGTGAATTTAAAACAAGGGAATAATCTGTTTGCCACCGATCTGAAACATCTCTCTCCCGGTATTTATTTCTTTCAGGTGAATGACAAAAAAGGGGGAGGCTCTGCTATGCTTCGTTTTGCGAAGGTGAATGATACAACCTACCGCTTATGA
- the acs gene encoding acetate--CoA ligase, with protein sequence MSYPYQIRTFEEYQKAYQKSVQDPEGFWAEIATHFTWHKKWDRVLEWDFKGPGAPIVKWFINGKLNITENCLDRHLPTRGHQPAIIWEPNDPEEHYRVLTYQQLHDKVCQFAQVLKNNGVKKGDRVCIYMGMIPELPIAMLACARIGAIHSVVFGGFSAQSIADRINDAQCSVVITCDGAFRGNKDVPLKSIVDDALVQCPTVKRVIVYTRTRTPVSMIKGRDVWWEDELKIVETQGNPDCPAEIMDAEDPLYILYTSGSTGKPKGVLHTTAGYMIYTNYTFVNVFNYQPGEIYFCTADIGWVTGHSYILYGPLSAGATTLMFEGIPTWPDAGRFWDIVDKHRVNILYTAPTAIRSLMAHGLDFVKNKKLDTLRVLGSVGEPINEEAWEWFYEHIGKKRCPIVDTWWQTETGGILISPIATVTPLRPSYATLPLPGVQPAVMDEKGQEIQTPEATGNLCIKFPWPGMFRTTWGDHERCRKTYFDPYPGYYFTGDGCIREKDSYYRITGRVDDVLNVSGHRIGTAEIENAINMHSDVVESAVVGFPHPIKGQGIYAFVICTHLDDPELTRKDILETVSRVIGPIAKPDKIQFVKNLPKTRSGKIMRRILRKIAEGEMENFGDTTSLLDPSVVEEIKQGRLAMS encoded by the coding sequence ATGTCATACCCCTACCAGATCCGAACATTTGAAGAATATCAGAAAGCGTATCAAAAAAGCGTGCAAGACCCGGAAGGCTTTTGGGCCGAGATTGCAACACATTTTACCTGGCATAAAAAATGGGATCGTGTGCTGGAATGGGATTTCAAAGGCCCGGGTGCACCTATTGTAAAATGGTTTATCAACGGCAAGCTGAATATCACGGAAAATTGCCTGGACCGACATTTGCCTACCCGGGGCCATCAGCCTGCCATCATTTGGGAACCCAACGATCCGGAAGAACACTATCGGGTGCTCACTTATCAGCAGTTGCATGATAAAGTATGCCAGTTTGCCCAGGTTTTGAAAAACAACGGCGTAAAGAAAGGAGATCGGGTGTGTATTTACATGGGCATGATTCCTGAACTGCCCATTGCCATGCTGGCCTGTGCGCGTATCGGAGCTATTCATTCTGTTGTATTTGGTGGTTTTTCAGCGCAATCCATCGCCGATCGGATCAATGATGCTCAGTGTTCGGTAGTAATTACCTGCGATGGTGCTTTCCGGGGCAACAAGGATGTACCCCTGAAATCTATTGTAGATGATGCGTTGGTACAATGTCCGACTGTAAAACGGGTAATTGTATATACCCGTACCCGTACACCGGTATCTATGATCAAAGGACGCGACGTGTGGTGGGAAGATGAACTGAAAATCGTGGAAACACAGGGTAATCCTGATTGTCCGGCCGAAATAATGGATGCCGAAGATCCGTTGTATATCCTTTATACCTCGGGTTCTACCGGTAAGCCCAAAGGAGTGTTGCATACCACAGCTGGCTACATGATTTACACTAATTACACGTTTGTCAACGTGTTTAATTATCAGCCCGGCGAAATTTATTTCTGCACAGCCGATATCGGATGGGTAACAGGTCATAGCTACATTCTCTATGGTCCTCTTTCTGCCGGTGCCACCACACTGATGTTTGAAGGGATCCCCACTTGGCCCGATGCAGGCCGTTTCTGGGATATTGTAGACAAACACCGAGTCAATATTCTCTATACCGCACCCACGGCTATCCGCTCACTGATGGCACATGGCCTGGATTTTGTCAAAAACAAAAAACTCGATACCCTGCGCGTCTTGGGCAGCGTGGGTGAACCCATCAATGAGGAAGCCTGGGAATGGTTTTATGAACATATCGGCAAAAAACGTTGCCCCATCGTTGATACCTGGTGGCAAACCGAAACCGGTGGCATCCTGATTTCACCTATTGCCACTGTAACTCCCCTGCGCCCCTCCTACGCTACTCTTCCCCTGCCCGGTGTACAACCAGCTGTGATGGACGAAAAAGGCCAAGAAATCCAGACACCTGAAGCCACTGGTAATCTTTGTATCAAATTCCCCTGGCCCGGCATGTTCCGTACCACCTGGGGTGATCATGAACGCTGCCGCAAAACCTACTTTGATCCCTACCCCGGTTATTATTTTACCGGCGATGGTTGCATCCGTGAAAAAGATAGCTATTACCGTATCACCGGACGCGTGGACGATGTGCTGAATGTAAGCGGCCATCGCATAGGCACGGCAGAAATTGAAAATGCCATCAACATGCACAGCGATGTAGTGGAAAGCGCCGTGGTAGGCTTCCCGCATCCTATTAAGGGTCAGGGTATCTACGCTTTTGTGATTTGTACCCACCTGGATGATCCGGAACTAACACGAAAAGATATTCTGGAAACTGTTTCCCGTGTAATCGGCCCCATTGCAAAACCTGACAAGATTCAGTTTGTAAAGAATCTGCCCAAAACCCGAAGCGGTAAAATCATGCGCCGCATCCTGCGTAAAATTGCAGAGGGAGAAATGGAAAACTTTGGCGATACTACATCCCTGCTCGATCCATCGGTGGTAGAAGAAATCAAACAGGGACGCCTGGCCATGAGTTAA
- a CDS encoding carboxymuconolactone decarboxylase family protein encodes MHPDVEAFHTYRQRMNELILSKQNKVINRLFNLDTNTYQDGALPAKVKEMLGLVASMVLRCDDCIKYHLGKCKELGVTTEEMYEIFAVANIVGGTIVIPHTRRAAEYWEALQQ; translated from the coding sequence ATGCATCCCGACGTAGAAGCTTTTCACACATACCGACAGCGGATGAATGAGCTCATCCTGAGCAAACAAAACAAGGTGATTAACCGGCTGTTCAATCTGGATACCAATACCTATCAGGATGGAGCTTTGCCGGCAAAAGTCAAGGAAATGCTGGGGCTTGTAGCCAGCATGGTGTTGCGCTGTGATGATTGCATCAAATATCATCTTGGCAAATGCAAGGAACTGGGTGTAACCACGGAAGAAATGTATGAAATCTTTGCCGTAGCCAATATTGTAGGGGGTACAATTGTAATTCCGCATACGCGCCGGGCTGCAGAATACTGGGAAGCCCTGCAGCAATAA
- a CDS encoding S41 family peptidase — MIFRKNKWKMLGAGLLLGLAGMGIWALRTDDKYFEIIKSLDIYASVLRDLNTYYVDSLSPFSLMRTSVDAMTGSLDPYTTFYPQEDVGDLTFQTTGKYGGTGISIRREDDHILITDVLQDSPAGLGGLRPGDRIENIDGREVDSLSEDTVSNLLRGVPGTSVIMRIYRPYLQQRFTVKLVRAEIGLRSVPYAFRLADGMGYIRLQQFTQGCSRQVKQALDSLKNLPGGLQGLIIDLRGNPGGLLEEAVKTANLFIDPGQTIVSIRGRIQAWNQTYRTTERADDDSIPLAVLINHQSASAAEILAGALQDLDRAVIIGQRSYGKGLVQTTYDLPYDTKMKITTARYYTPSGRCIQAVTYSHQGDILQQDYIPDSLRQSYKTAHGRIVKGGGGIEPDIPLRQQHLSEIAEDLLVHHMIFDYATRYFYAHEKPASPDNLILTDRDYTSFLEFLQEKNYHFQSNASQLLDQFTDQVQMSGWWEQLRQQTDSLRRTLNQIETKQLLAHREEIMQLLKAEIADRYWPQQGEWLVSLQSDEIILKTIHILRDQKSYRALLMPASSDIAHTH; from the coding sequence ATGATTTTCCGGAAAAACAAATGGAAAATGCTGGGTGCGGGTTTGCTGCTCGGTTTGGCCGGCATGGGTATATGGGCCTTGCGGACGGACGATAAATATTTTGAGATCATCAAAAGCCTAGACATTTATGCCAGCGTGCTTCGTGATCTGAATACGTATTATGTGGATAGCCTCTCTCCTTTTTCCCTGATGCGTACCAGTGTAGATGCCATGACAGGCTCGCTGGACCCTTATACCACATTTTATCCGCAGGAAGATGTAGGCGACCTTACTTTTCAGACAACCGGAAAATACGGAGGAACGGGCATATCCATCCGTCGGGAGGATGATCATATACTTATCACCGATGTGTTGCAAGACAGCCCTGCCGGCCTGGGCGGATTAAGACCCGGCGATCGCATTGAAAATATTGATGGCCGCGAAGTGGACAGTCTTTCCGAAGATACAGTGAGCAATCTGCTACGGGGTGTGCCAGGCACCTCTGTGATCATGCGCATTTACAGACCTTATCTGCAACAACGATTTACAGTGAAATTGGTGCGGGCCGAAATTGGCCTCCGCAGCGTACCCTATGCATTCCGACTTGCAGACGGGATGGGCTATATCCGCCTCCAGCAGTTTACGCAAGGTTGCAGCCGGCAGGTAAAACAGGCGCTGGATTCCCTGAAAAATCTCCCTGGTGGCTTGCAGGGACTCATCATTGATTTGCGGGGCAATCCGGGCGGCCTTCTGGAAGAAGCCGTAAAAACAGCTAACCTGTTCATCGATCCCGGACAAACCATTGTGAGCATCCGCGGGCGCATACAAGCTTGGAACCAGACCTATCGCACCACAGAACGGGCCGACGATGATAGCATACCACTGGCCGTGCTTATCAATCACCAGTCGGCTTCTGCTGCTGAGATTTTGGCCGGTGCCCTGCAGGATCTGGACAGAGCTGTGATTATCGGACAGAGATCCTATGGCAAAGGACTGGTGCAAACCACGTATGATTTACCCTATGACACCAAAATGAAAATTACCACTGCCCGCTATTATACGCCCAGTGGCCGCTGCATTCAGGCCGTGACCTATTCCCATCAGGGCGATATATTGCAACAGGATTATATACCCGACTCTTTGCGGCAAAGCTATAAAACTGCTCATGGCCGTATCGTGAAAGGCGGTGGTGGTATAGAACCCGATATTCCCCTCAGGCAACAGCATCTGAGTGAAATTGCAGAGGATCTGCTGGTCCATCATATGATTTTCGATTACGCTACCCGTTATTTTTATGCACATGAAAAACCCGCTTCACCAGACAATCTGATACTCACAGACCGTGATTATACATCCTTCCTCGAATTTCTTCAGGAAAAAAATTATCATTTTCAATCCAATGCATCCCAGCTGCTCGATCAGTTTACGGATCAGGTGCAGATGTCCGGCTGGTGGGAACAACTGCGCCAGCAGACAGATTCACTTCGCCGCACATTGAATCAGATCGAAACAAAACAATTGCTTGCCCATCGTGAAGAAATTATGCAATTGCTGAAAGCTGAAATTGCTGATCGCTACTGGCCGCAGCAAGGTGAATGGCTGGTTTCTCTGCAATCTGATGAAATCATTCTTAAAACCATTCATATCCTGCGCGATCAGAAAAGTTATCGTGCCTTGCTTATGCCTGCATCATCCGACATTGCACATACTCATTAG
- a CDS encoding N-acetylmuramoyl-L-alanine amidase family protein: MKAGLTAFSFHTNRQIIRSIYWLGVWICMIGGMALPSYAQRPFIRLQQPGRITLVVHDSVQYISGATCKGCQLIVQDTPVRVYTTGGFAARVYLHAGENPIVLQARNKEGLAYNLQIVYRYEPPQPIAVRDFAIARIYTNPGVTSWLAPGDIIHIRVIAQAGCKAFWLHHLPLTEMVNQEDSLAGIYEGNYQVSATDLLNGPIQIMLQNAAGQTITAYTPNAFYTWPASAVVGKTTGDRPFMQYSLGEDRLGAAKRSYLDTGICMQVDGQFGDFYRVKLAPDQHAYVPVENLQLLPEGTPIPHATLGSWKVWGDSLYDYVQIQTGIRLPYDVQIYDHPGQIIVRLYGAVSNTNWIFQYLSVKEISQVHLHTVADGVVEAHINLKHPQPWGCILQYAGSALVVKVKRQPANLNLAHLRIAIDAGHGGSNTGATGPTGAKEKDLTLLLAKELNAALQHAGVQTIMTRTNDTSLSMQERENLLYQADPDLLLSIHLNASNNPIDISGTSTYYHYAGFRPLSLAIYHRLVATGLQEFGNIGNFNFALNGLTDFPNALIEVAFLTNPADEARILNPAFREKIIHAIISGLKDFLDECKK, translated from the coding sequence ATGAAAGCAGGATTGACAGCTTTTTCTTTCCATACAAACAGGCAAATAATTAGGAGTATTTACTGGCTTGGGGTATGGATATGCATGATAGGTGGCATGGCACTTCCGTCGTATGCCCAACGCCCATTTATCCGGCTTCAGCAGCCCGGCCGTATCACGCTGGTTGTGCACGATAGTGTGCAATATATTTCCGGTGCTACCTGCAAAGGCTGCCAGCTTATTGTACAGGATACACCCGTTAGGGTATATACCACAGGAGGTTTTGCAGCACGGGTGTATTTGCATGCCGGTGAAAACCCGATTGTGTTGCAAGCCCGCAACAAAGAAGGACTTGCATATAATCTGCAGATTGTTTACCGTTATGAACCTCCCCAACCGATTGCTGTCAGGGATTTTGCCATTGCCCGCATCTATACCAACCCTGGTGTTACCAGCTGGCTGGCTCCTGGCGATATCATCCACATCAGAGTTATCGCTCAAGCTGGTTGCAAGGCTTTTTGGTTGCATCATCTTCCTTTAACCGAAATGGTAAACCAAGAAGATAGCCTGGCAGGCATATACGAAGGAAATTATCAGGTATCTGCTACAGATCTGCTGAACGGCCCTATTCAGATCATGCTGCAAAATGCTGCAGGCCAGACGATCACCGCCTACACACCAAATGCTTTTTATACCTGGCCTGCATCTGCAGTGGTTGGGAAAACAACGGGAGACAGGCCTTTTATGCAATACAGCCTCGGGGAAGATCGCCTGGGTGCAGCCAAACGCAGCTATCTCGATACCGGAATCTGTATGCAGGTCGATGGCCAGTTTGGTGATTTCTATCGGGTAAAACTCGCACCCGACCAACATGCCTATGTGCCTGTCGAAAATCTGCAACTATTACCTGAAGGCACGCCTATACCGCATGCCACTCTTGGAAGCTGGAAAGTTTGGGGTGATAGCCTGTATGATTATGTGCAGATCCAGACTGGCATACGACTGCCATACGATGTGCAGATTTACGATCATCCTGGGCAAATCATTGTTCGCCTCTACGGAGCCGTATCCAATACCAACTGGATATTTCAGTATTTATCCGTCAAAGAAATCAGCCAGGTGCATTTGCATACGGTGGCCGACGGCGTGGTGGAAGCCCATATCAACCTGAAACATCCGCAGCCCTGGGGCTGTATTTTGCAATATGCAGGCTCTGCTTTGGTGGTAAAAGTAAAACGCCAGCCAGCTAACCTAAACCTTGCACATCTCCGCATCGCCATTGATGCCGGCCATGGCGGTAGCAATACCGGAGCCACGGGCCCTACCGGCGCAAAGGAGAAAGACCTTACCTTGCTCCTTGCCAAAGAGCTCAATGCTGCCCTTCAACATGCAGGCGTGCAAACCATCATGACTCGTACCAACGATACCAGCCTTTCCATGCAGGAACGGGAAAATCTGTTGTACCAGGCCGATCCCGACCTGTTGCTCAGCATTCATCTTAATGCATCGAACAATCCCATCGATATCTCGGGCACCAGTACCTATTACCATTACGCGGGTTTCCGCCCGTTAAGCCTTGCCATTTACCATCGCTTGGTAGCAACGGGACTGCAGGAATTCGGCAATATTGGCAACTTCAACTTTGCGCTTAACGGATTAACAGATTTCCCCAATGCGTTGATTGAAGTAGCCTTCCTAACAAACCCGGCCGACGAAGCCCGTATCCTGAATCCTGCATTCCGAGAAAAAATCATCCATGCTATCATTTCCGGACTAAAGGATTTTCTGGATGAGTGTAAAAAGTAA